One genomic region from Rosa rugosa chromosome 1, drRosRugo1.1, whole genome shotgun sequence encodes:
- the LOC133724919 gene encoding LOW QUALITY PROTEIN: G-type lectin S-receptor-like serine/threonine-protein kinase RKS1 (The sequence of the model RefSeq protein was modified relative to this genomic sequence to represent the inferred CDS: substituted 2 bases at 2 genomic stop codons): MLLPTLKIRKMSLCHTWKVANDQKMFLKALLLFLLFQFCTSRDTIKGNEEQLKDVDGDYLASKESMFELGFFSPGNSSYRYVGIWYSQTRVSTKTVVWVANRNNPINDTSGVLTINRYGELVLYAYNMESTPIWSTNVSRSVQNANTSTLSAQLLDTGNLVVFQADNNEIYVWQSFDYPTDTLIPGMKVGVNWKTGLEWVLTSRKSQDDPGTGEYTFRHYPYQIASPQFFMYKGLSKYYRTQPGPTPGLVTSQEETYYSMNETNAITRVTVTNSAFERLHWDDDGLQWKVDLSAPTSRCERYGECGANSRCSPDNVLAFECECLSGYVPNSISDWNQKNGSGGCVSNRLGLLKCGDGDGFVKVARVKYPDTSIAAWLKSGMSAKDCEQECLRNCSCKAYLSTENEGIVDCLTWYDDLMDILTYTEFGQDLYVRVNATVLAANAGRSQGFLERRGMPAIPILSAVLALVLIIMLLYWWRKKKRNTKGERSSHLFXLTSXTAEELEESQRHPELQFFDLVTIMAATDHFSRVNELGHGGFGSVYKGQLPNEQKVAVKRLSKTSGQGIEEFKNEVALIARLQHRNLVKLLGCCIKGEERMLVLEYMPNKSLDSFLFDNRRRSFLDWKKRFEIINGIARGILYLHQDSRLRIIHRDLKTSNVLLDDEMNPKISDFGMARIFQGDQLQDKTNRIVGTYGYMSPEYAVFGRFSTKSDVFSFGIIILEIISGQKNNSSDLEDSSVNLIGRVWELWKEGRALDIVDSTLKSCQPNEVMRCIEVALLCVQKDSKDRPDMSAIVIMLSGEASPPLPKQPAFVFRRDSDADVDPLFPNRSYSKNDLTITTMEAR, encoded by the exons ATGTTACTCCCAACTctgaaaatcagaaaaatgtCACTGTGTCACACCTGGAAAGTTGCTAATGACCAGAAAATGTTTTTGAAAGCTCtgcttctcttcctcctctttcaGTTCTGCACTTCCAGGGACACCATAAAAGGGAATGAAGAACAATTGAAGGATGTTGATGGAGACTATTTAGCGTCCAAAGAAAGCATGTTTGAATTGGGTTTCTTCAGCCCCGGAAATTCTAGCTACAGGTATGTTGGAATTTGGTATTCTCAGACTAGAGTATCCACTAAAACGGTGGTGTGGGTTGCAAACAGGAACAATCCCATCAATGATACCTCTGGTGTGCTCACAATAAACAGATATGGAGAACTAGTCCTTTATGCTTATAACATGGAGAGCACTCCTATTTGGTCTACTAATGTGTCGCGGTCGGTTCAAAATGCTAACACAAGcactttatctgcacagctttTAGATACAGGAAATTTAGTTGTGTTCCAGGCTGATAATAATGAAATCTATGTATGGCAAAGTTTTGATTATCCTACAGATACTTTAattccaggtatgaaagttgggGTGAATTGGAAAACTGGGCTGGAATGGGTTTTAACATCTAGGAAGTCACAAGATGACCCTGGAACTGGAGAGTATACCTTTAGGCACTATCCATATCAGATCGCATCCCCCCAATTTTTTATGTACAAGGGTTTGAGTAAGTATTACAGAACTCAACCAGGGCCAACGCCTGGTTTGGTCACTAGTCAAGAGGAAACTTATTATTCCATGAATGAAACCAATGCAATTACAAGAGTAACAGTGACTAATTCTGCGTTTGAGCGCCTTCATTGGGATGATGATGGCCTTCAATGGAAGGTAGACTTGTCTGCACCGACGTCCCGGTGTGAAAGGTATGGAGAGTGTGGTGCCAACAGCAGATGTAGCCCTGACAATGTATTAGCGTTTGAGTGTGAGTGTTTATCAGGGTATGTGCCTAATTCTATAAGTGATTGGAATCAGAAAAATGGGTCAGGTGGATGTGTGAGTAATCGACTTGGTTTGTTGAAGTGTGGAGATGGAGACGGGTTTGTGAAGGTGGCAAGAGTTAAATATCCAGACACATCGATAGCAGCATGGTTAAAATCAGGAATGAGTGCCAAAGACTGTGAGCAGGAGTGCCTAAGAAATTGTTCTTGCAAAGCATATTTGAGCACTGAAAATGAAGGGATTGTTGATTGCTTGACATGGTATGATGACTTGATGGACATTTTAACGTACACAGAGTTTGGACAAGATCTCTACGTTCGTGTGAATGCAACTGTGTTAG CTGCAAATGCCGGAAGATCACAAGGTTTCTTGGAAAGGAGGGGTATGCCGGCCATTCCAATACTGTCTGCTGTGCTGGCATTGGTACTAATCATTATGCTTCTCTATTGGTGGCGTAAGAAGAAGAGGAACACAAAAGGTGAAAGAAGTTCTCATCTATTTTGATTAACTAGTTAAACT gcAGAGGAGCTTGAGGAATCTCAGAGACACCCCGAATTACAATTTTTTGATCTTGTCACAATAATGGCAGCCACAGACCACTTCTCTCGTGTCAATGAACTTGGCCATGGTGGTTTTGGCTCTGTTTATAAG GGTCAGCTACCAAATGAACAAAAAGTTGCTGTGAAAAGATTGTCCAAAACTTCAGGACAAGGGATTGAGGAATTCAAAAATGAAGTTGCACTTATAGCAAGACTTCAGCATAGGAATCTTGTGAAACTTTTAGGCTGTTGTATAAAGGGAGAAGAAAGGATGTTAGTCCTAGAATACATGCCTAACAAAAGCTTGGACTCCTTTCTTTTTG ATAACAGAAGACGGTCCTTCTTGGATTGGAAAAAGCGCTTTGAAATTATCAACGGGATTGCTCGTGGGATTCTGTATCTTCACCAAGACTCAAGATTGAGGATTATCCATAGAGATCTAAAAACTAGCAATGTTCTACTAGATGATGAGATGAACccaaaaatttctgattttggcaTGGCTAGAATATTCCAAGGGGACCAACTGCAAGATAAGACGAACCGAATTGTCGGAACATA TGGCTACATGTCACCGGAGTACGCAGTATTTGGGAGATTTTCCACGAAATCTGATGTCTTTAGTTTTGGGATCATAATTTTGGAGATTATAAGTGGGCAGAAAAACAATAGTTCTGATCTGGAGGATTCTTCCGTGAACTTAATAGGACGT GTTTGGGAGCTCTGGAAAGAAGGTAGAGCCTTAGATATTGTTGATTCGACACTGAAGTCATGTCAACCTAATGAAGTCATGAGATGCATAGAAGTTGCGCTCTTGTGTGTACAAAAAGATTCAAAGGACCGACCTGACATGTCAGCCATTGTTATCATGTTGAGTGGTGAAGCATCTCCTCCATTGCCCAAGCAGCCAGCATTTGTTTTCAGAAGAGATTCCGACGCTGATGTTGATCCATTATTTCCAAACCGATCTTATTCAAAAAACGACTTGACAATAACTACAATGGAAGCTCGATAA